In a genomic window of Variovorax paradoxus:
- a CDS encoding type II toxin-antitoxin system VapC family toxin, whose amino-acid sequence MYLLDTNVISELRKPRPHGAVIAWLTPIADSELHLSAVTLGEIQAGIELTREQDAAKADEIEQWAALVAGSYNVLPMDADTFRLWAKLMHRSSNTLYEDAMIAATARQHSLTVVTRNVADFANFGVALLNPFEHGKP is encoded by the coding sequence ATGTACCTGCTCGACACCAACGTCATTTCGGAACTCCGCAAGCCGCGCCCGCACGGCGCGGTCATCGCGTGGCTCACGCCGATCGCGGACAGCGAGCTGCACCTCTCGGCCGTGACGCTCGGCGAGATCCAGGCCGGGATCGAACTCACGCGCGAGCAGGACGCGGCCAAGGCCGACGAGATCGAGCAGTGGGCCGCGCTGGTCGCGGGCTCGTACAACGTCCTGCCGATGGATGCGGACACCTTCAGGCTCTGGGCCAAGCTCATGCATCGCAGCTCCAACACGCTGTACGAAGACGCCATGATCGCGGCCACCGCCAGGCAGCATTCATTGACCGTGGTGACCCGCAACGTCGCCGACTTCGCGAATTTCGGCGTCGCGCTGCTCAATCCCTTCGAGCACGGCAAGCCATGA
- a CDS encoding DUF2239 family protein — protein MTLETSSLPACADPASTLTAFAGFHRIARGSRAELVAALRARTDDTPYLVFDDRSGAQIDLDLRAPPAPAGEPPRGVGRPKLGVVAREITLLPRQWEWLGRQPGGASVALRRLIDEARRVNAGRDAARAAREATYGVMTALAGNLPGFEEAMRALFALERERFEHHISTWPDDLRAHLQELSGASWTHE, from the coding sequence ATGACCCTCGAGACTTCTTCCCTTCCGGCCTGCGCCGATCCCGCGTCCACCCTGACCGCCTTCGCCGGCTTCCACCGCATCGCACGCGGCTCGCGCGCCGAGCTGGTCGCCGCGCTGCGCGCGCGCACCGACGACACGCCCTACCTGGTGTTCGACGACCGCAGCGGCGCGCAGATTGACCTCGACCTGCGCGCCCCCCCGGCGCCGGCCGGCGAGCCGCCGCGCGGCGTCGGCCGCCCCAAGCTCGGCGTGGTGGCGCGCGAGATCACGCTGCTGCCGCGGCAGTGGGAATGGCTGGGCCGCCAGCCCGGCGGCGCCTCGGTCGCGCTGCGCCGGCTGATCGACGAGGCACGCCGCGTCAACGCAGGGCGCGATGCCGCACGCGCGGCGCGGGAAGCCACCTACGGCGTGATGACGGCGTTGGCCGGCAACCTGCCCGGCTTCGAGGAAGCCATGCGCGCCCTGTTCGCGCTCGAGCGCGAACGCTTCGAGCACCACATTTCGACCTGGCCCGATGACCTGCGGGCCCATCTCCAAGAACTCTCCGGCGCGAGCTGGACCCACGAATGA
- a CDS encoding MATE family efflux transporter: MNAKTDTAPNPSGLQGTPVAPVGAPRALWKTFLFFLAPMLLSNILQSLSGTLNNIYIGQMIGVTALAAVSSFFPVFFFFIAFVIGLGAGASVLIGQAWGARDVARAKAVAGTTLSVGILMGLVIAVFGGAFTTPLLAALGTPPDVLAEATRYARIMLIAMPGVFVFLISTAMLRGVGDTVTPLLTLLISTTIGMLVTPALIRGWGGLPQLGVTSGAWGSVLSFLVATLWLGWRLRQRNSPLAPDAAFLRSMRIDPQLLKTVLKVGVPTGVQMIVVALAEVVLLSLVNGYGSSATAAYGAVNQVVAYVQFPAISIAITASILGAQAIGAGRADRLGAIARTALMMNLLLTGGLVLLGYLFSRPLMGFFITSAPVIEIAQELLHIMLWSLVIFGMASALSGIMRASGSVLVPTLISIACLLGLEVPVAWFMSHRIGLDGIWYAYPVTFGAMLLLQTAYYQLVWRKKAIHRLV; this comes from the coding sequence ATGAACGCCAAGACAGACACAGCCCCCAACCCGAGCGGCCTCCAGGGCACGCCCGTGGCACCCGTGGGCGCGCCGCGCGCCCTGTGGAAGACCTTCCTGTTCTTCCTCGCCCCCATGCTGCTGAGCAACATCCTGCAGTCGCTGTCGGGCACGCTCAACAACATCTACATCGGCCAGATGATCGGCGTGACCGCGCTGGCCGCGGTCTCGAGCTTCTTTCCGGTGTTCTTCTTCTTCATCGCCTTCGTGATCGGCCTGGGCGCCGGCGCCTCGGTGCTGATCGGCCAGGCCTGGGGCGCGCGCGACGTCGCCCGCGCCAAGGCGGTGGCCGGCACCACGCTGAGCGTGGGCATCCTGATGGGCCTGGTGATCGCGGTGTTCGGCGGCGCCTTCACCACGCCGCTGCTGGCTGCGCTCGGCACGCCGCCCGACGTGCTGGCCGAGGCCACGCGCTACGCGCGGATCATGCTGATCGCGATGCCCGGCGTGTTCGTGTTCCTGATCTCGACCGCGATGCTGCGCGGCGTGGGCGACACCGTCACGCCGCTGCTCACGCTGCTGATCTCCACCACCATCGGCATGCTCGTCACGCCGGCTTTGATCCGCGGCTGGGGCGGACTGCCGCAGCTCGGCGTGACCAGCGGCGCCTGGGGTTCGGTGCTCTCGTTCCTGGTCGCGACCCTGTGGCTGGGCTGGCGGCTGCGCCAGCGCAACAGCCCGCTCGCGCCCGACGCGGCCTTCCTGCGCAGCATGCGCATCGACCCGCAACTGCTCAAGACCGTGCTCAAGGTCGGCGTGCCCACGGGCGTGCAGATGATCGTGGTGGCGCTGGCCGAGGTGGTGCTGCTGTCGCTGGTCAACGGCTACGGCTCGAGCGCCACGGCCGCCTACGGCGCGGTCAACCAGGTGGTGGCCTACGTGCAGTTCCCGGCCATCTCGATCGCGATCACGGCCTCGATCCTCGGCGCGCAGGCCATCGGCGCCGGCCGCGCCGACCGCCTCGGCGCCATCGCGCGCACGGCGCTGATGATGAACCTGCTGCTCACCGGCGGCCTGGTGCTGCTGGGCTACCTGTTCTCGCGGCCGCTGATGGGCTTCTTCATCACCAGCGCGCCGGTGATCGAGATCGCGCAGGAGCTGCTGCACATCATGCTGTGGAGCCTGGTGATCTTCGGCATGGCCTCGGCGCTGTCGGGGATCATGCGCGCCAGCGGCTCGGTGCTGGTGCCCACGCTGATCTCGATCGCCTGCCTGCTCGGCCTCGAGGTGCCGGTGGCCTGGTTCATGAGCCACCGCATCGGCCTCGACGGCATCTGGTACGCCTACCCGGTGACCTTCGGCGCGATGCTGCTGCTGCAGACCGCGTACTACCAGCTGGTGTGGCGCAAGAAGGCGATCCACCGGCTGGTGTAG
- a CDS encoding type II toxin-antitoxin system Phd/YefM family antitoxin, whose translation MKSWPVQDAKARFSEFLEACLAEGPQMVTKRGAEAAVLVPAAEWRRLHATARPSLKELLLAPEARTEFLVPERGAARRRKVTPLR comes from the coding sequence ATGAAAAGCTGGCCGGTACAGGACGCCAAGGCGCGTTTCAGCGAGTTCCTCGAAGCCTGTCTGGCCGAGGGGCCCCAGATGGTGACGAAACGCGGTGCCGAGGCGGCCGTGCTGGTGCCGGCCGCCGAGTGGCGGCGCTTGCACGCGACGGCTCGTCCTTCGCTCAAGGAGCTGCTGCTGGCCCCCGAGGCACGCACCGAATTCCTGGTGCCGGAGCGCGGCGCCGCCCGCAGGCGCAAGGTCACGCCGCTGCGCTGA
- a CDS encoding GIY-YIG nuclease family protein translates to MTLSQESRRALTRQYKDSTLPAGVFAIRNLTTGRVFAAAALDIVGAMNRQRFELNLRSHRNKALQQDWIALGAEAFAFEELARVKERDDPAFDRAAELEALFELWAEESGCHGAQGYNGPARPSA, encoded by the coding sequence ATGACACTTTCCCAGGAATCACGGCGCGCCCTCACCCGGCAATACAAGGACAGCACGCTTCCCGCCGGCGTGTTCGCGATCCGCAACCTGACGACGGGGCGGGTATTCGCCGCGGCCGCGCTCGACATCGTGGGCGCGATGAACCGCCAGCGCTTCGAGCTCAACCTGCGCAGCCACCGCAACAAGGCGCTGCAGCAGGACTGGATCGCGCTGGGCGCCGAGGCCTTTGCCTTCGAGGAACTGGCGCGCGTGAAGGAGCGCGACGATCCGGCCTTCGACCGCGCTGCCGAGCTCGAGGCGCTGTTCGAACTCTGGGCCGAGGAATCCGGCTGCCACGGCGCGCAGGGCTACAACGGCCCGGCGCGCCCGAGCGCCTGA
- a CDS encoding VOC family protein — MQRIVPCLWFDGNGEDALKFYSAIFPNSRVTDTLLWGDVNPAKKGSLLTATFELDGQAFMVLNGGPEYKFTPAISMYVRCETQAEVDRYWDRLLEGGGQPVQCGWLTDRFGVSWQVAPDEIIRMFQDKDPAKAKRAMEAMMKMVKLDIATVKKAFDGA; from the coding sequence ATGCAAAGGATCGTTCCCTGCCTCTGGTTCGACGGCAACGGCGAGGACGCATTGAAGTTCTACAGCGCGATCTTCCCGAACTCGCGCGTGACCGACACCCTGCTGTGGGGCGACGTCAATCCGGCCAAGAAGGGCTCGCTGCTCACCGCCACCTTCGAGCTCGACGGCCAGGCGTTCATGGTGCTCAACGGCGGCCCCGAGTACAAGTTCACTCCGGCCATCTCGATGTACGTGCGGTGCGAGACCCAGGCCGAGGTCGACCGCTACTGGGACAGGCTGCTCGAGGGCGGCGGCCAGCCGGTGCAGTGCGGCTGGCTCACCGACCGCTTCGGCGTCTCGTGGCAGGTCGCGCCCGACGAGATCATCCGGATGTTCCAGGACAAGGATCCGGCCAAGGCGAAGCGCGCGATGGAGGCGATGATGAAGATGGTCAAGCTCGACATCGCCACCGTGAAGAAGGCCTTCGACGGGGCCTGA
- a CDS encoding RNA-binding transcriptional accessory protein: MQKIIRQLAAEIKVGEHQVKAAVELLDGGATVPFIARYRKEATDGLDDTQLRELEARLSYLRELEDRRAAVVKAIDEQGKLTPELRAAIELAPTKQELEDLYLPFKQKRRTKGQIAREFGIEPLADKLLADPTLDPAVEAKAFLQPATTLDDGKPGPDFSTVPAVLDGVRDILSERWAEDAVLVQRLREWLWNEGLLKSSLMSGKDENNADVAKFRDYFDYDEPIGRVPSHRALAVFRGRALDILDAKLVLPVEPEPGKPSVAEGRIALHLGWSHAGRLADDLLRKCVAWTWRVKLALSTERDLFTRLREDAEKVAIKVFADNLRDLLLAAPAGPRVVMGLDPGIRTGVKVAVVDATGKLVETATVFPHEPRKDWEGSLHTLGKLCAKHGVNLIAIGNGTASRETDKLAADLIKLLAKMAAQAGAPEMKVDKVVVSEAGASVYSASEFAAQEMPDVDVSLRGAASIARRLQDPLAELVKIDPKSIGVGQYQHDVNQSELARTLQAVVEDCVNSVGVDLNTASVPLLSRVSGLSSAVAKAVVRWRDANGAFGTRKQLLEVTGFGPKAFEQSAGFLRIRGGSDPLDVTGVHPETYPLVEQIIVKTGKPIAELMGRADMLKTLKPELFANEKFGVITVKDILGELEKPGRDPRPDFKVARFNDGVEDIADLQEGMILEGTVSNVAQFGAFIDLGVHQDGLVHVSQLSHKFVNDAREVVKTGDIVKVKVMEVDVARKRIGLSMKLDAAPARRDGPRDNRFEGAGRGQQPRRDNTPQPSGQMANAFAKLQGLRK; the protein is encoded by the coding sequence ATGCAGAAAATCATTCGCCAGCTCGCCGCCGAAATCAAGGTGGGCGAGCATCAGGTGAAGGCCGCCGTCGAACTGCTCGACGGGGGCGCCACGGTTCCATTCATCGCGCGCTACCGCAAGGAAGCCACCGACGGCCTCGACGACACCCAATTGCGAGAACTCGAGGCGCGCCTGAGCTACCTGCGCGAACTCGAGGACCGCCGCGCCGCGGTGGTCAAGGCCATCGACGAGCAGGGCAAGCTCACGCCCGAACTGCGCGCCGCGATCGAACTCGCGCCGACCAAGCAGGAGCTCGAGGACCTCTACCTGCCGTTCAAGCAGAAGCGCCGCACCAAGGGCCAGATCGCGCGCGAGTTCGGCATCGAGCCGCTGGCCGACAAGCTGCTGGCCGACCCCACGCTCGATCCCGCCGTGGAGGCCAAGGCCTTCCTGCAGCCCGCCACCACGCTCGACGACGGCAAGCCCGGGCCCGATTTCTCGACCGTGCCCGCGGTGCTCGACGGCGTGCGCGACATCCTCTCGGAGCGCTGGGCCGAGGACGCCGTGCTGGTGCAGCGCCTGCGCGAATGGCTCTGGAACGAGGGCCTGCTCAAGTCCAGCCTGATGAGCGGCAAGGACGAGAACAACGCCGACGTCGCCAAGTTCCGCGACTACTTCGACTACGACGAGCCGATCGGCCGCGTGCCCTCGCACCGCGCGCTGGCAGTGTTCCGCGGCCGCGCGCTCGATATCCTCGACGCCAAGCTGGTGCTGCCGGTGGAGCCCGAGCCGGGCAAGCCCAGCGTCGCCGAAGGCCGCATCGCGCTGCACCTGGGCTGGAGCCATGCCGGCCGCCTGGCCGACGACCTGCTGCGCAAGTGCGTGGCCTGGACCTGGCGCGTGAAGCTCGCGCTGTCGACCGAGCGCGACCTGTTCACGCGCCTGCGCGAGGACGCCGAGAAGGTCGCGATCAAGGTCTTCGCCGACAACCTGCGCGACCTGCTGCTGGCCGCGCCGGCCGGCCCGCGCGTGGTGATGGGCCTGGACCCCGGCATCCGCACCGGCGTGAAGGTGGCGGTGGTCGATGCCACCGGCAAGCTGGTCGAGACCGCGACCGTGTTCCCGCACGAGCCGCGCAAGGACTGGGAAGGCTCGCTGCACACCCTCGGCAAGCTCTGTGCCAAGCACGGCGTGAACCTGATCGCGATCGGCAACGGCACTGCCAGCCGCGAGACCGACAAGCTCGCGGCCGACCTGATCAAGCTGCTTGCGAAGATGGCGGCCCAGGCCGGCGCGCCCGAGATGAAGGTCGACAAGGTGGTGGTCAGCGAGGCCGGTGCCTCGGTCTACTCGGCCAGCGAGTTCGCGGCCCAGGAGATGCCCGACGTCGACGTGAGCCTGCGCGGCGCCGCCTCGATCGCGCGCCGGCTGCAGGACCCGCTGGCCGAGCTCGTGAAGATCGACCCCAAGAGCATCGGCGTGGGCCAGTACCAGCACGACGTGAACCAGAGCGAGCTCGCGCGCACCCTGCAGGCCGTGGTCGAGGACTGCGTGAACTCGGTGGGCGTGGACCTCAACACCGCGAGCGTGCCGCTCCTGAGCCGCGTCTCGGGCCTGTCCTCGGCCGTGGCCAAGGCCGTGGTGCGCTGGCGCGATGCCAACGGCGCCTTCGGCACCCGCAAGCAGCTGCTCGAGGTCACGGGCTTCGGCCCCAAGGCCTTCGAGCAGAGCGCGGGCTTCCTGCGCATCCGCGGCGGCAGCGACCCGCTCGACGTCACCGGCGTGCATCCCGAGACCTATCCGCTGGTCGAGCAGATCATCGTCAAGACCGGCAAGCCCATCGCCGAGCTGATGGGCCGCGCCGACATGCTCAAGACGCTCAAGCCCGAGCTGTTCGCCAACGAGAAGTTCGGCGTCATCACCGTCAAGGACATCCTCGGCGAACTCGAGAAGCCCGGCCGCGATCCGCGCCCCGACTTCAAGGTGGCGCGCTTCAACGACGGCGTGGAGGACATCGCCGACCTGCAGGAGGGCATGATCCTCGAGGGCACCGTGAGCAACGTCGCCCAGTTCGGCGCCTTCATCGACCTCGGCGTGCACCAGGACGGCCTGGTCCACGTGAGCCAGCTGAGCCACAAGTTCGTCAACGACGCGCGCGAGGTCGTGAAGACCGGCGACATCGTCAAGGTGAAGGTGATGGAGGTCGACGTGGCGCGCAAGCGCATCGGCCTGTCGATGAAGCTCGACGCCGCCCCCGCGCGCCGCGACGGCCCGCGCGACAACCGCTTCGAAGGCGCCGGCCGCGGCCAGCAGCCGCGCCGCGACAACACGCCGCAGCCTTCGGGGCAGATGGCGAATGCGTTTGCGAAGTTGCAGGGGTTGCGCAAGTAG
- a CDS encoding HAMP domain-containing histidine kinase — protein sequence MSRPSIAWPGPSIGRRVLAAMLLAFVGVWLMLLAYFYVEFRQALAVDQGLKKLGRAMSASLRQVDSDAQAVDVMRSTATLLRTLRISGNPGGSVWMELRRRDDGAVLYRSAALGDRVLDAPAPQVIERDFDGISYWVHGSEAGRWRLQLAEPRITGRWILERNATRLLPYLLLAFPIVLLPVWLAVRLGLRPLQRLADLIARRGGSDLSPIGYDPPQAELKPLTSALERMLRQLRDKLTQERAFVHDAAHELRTPMAVIAAQAHALAGAADAAERERAQLHLEQAIARASHLTQQLLDLALLDDAQPSAPKRVDVAQFARGLLAQAAPQAMARGIELALEAPDSLQAEVDVPALQSVLENLLHNAIRHVPDGAQVAMTLRVEDDCLALLVADDGPGIPAAERERVFERFHRGEGAHETPGSGLGLAIVKQAVHRMGGEVAIVEGLAPGRGVGFSVRLPLSGRTNTYG from the coding sequence ATGAGCCGTCCGTCCATCGCCTGGCCCGGCCCCAGCATCGGCCGGCGCGTGCTGGCCGCGATGCTGCTCGCCTTCGTCGGCGTCTGGCTGATGCTGCTGGCCTATTTCTACGTCGAGTTCCGCCAGGCGCTCGCGGTCGACCAGGGGCTGAAGAAGCTGGGCCGCGCGATGAGCGCCTCGCTGCGCCAGGTCGACAGCGACGCGCAGGCGGTGGACGTGATGCGTTCCACCGCGACCCTGCTCAGGACCCTGCGCATCAGCGGCAATCCGGGCGGCAGCGTGTGGATGGAACTGCGCCGGCGCGACGATGGCGCGGTGCTCTACCGCTCGGCCGCGCTCGGCGACCGGGTGCTCGATGCGCCGGCGCCGCAGGTGATCGAGCGCGACTTCGACGGCATCTCGTACTGGGTCCATGGCAGCGAGGCCGGCCGCTGGCGGCTGCAGCTCGCCGAGCCGCGCATCACGGGCCGGTGGATCCTCGAGCGCAACGCCACGCGCCTGCTGCCCTACCTGCTGCTGGCCTTTCCGATCGTGCTGCTGCCGGTGTGGCTGGCGGTGCGGCTCGGGCTGCGGCCGCTGCAGCGGCTGGCCGACCTGATCGCGCGGCGCGGCGGCAGCGACCTGTCGCCGATCGGCTACGACCCGCCCCAGGCCGAGCTCAAGCCGCTGACCTCGGCGCTCGAGCGCATGCTGCGCCAGCTGCGCGACAAGCTCACGCAGGAGCGCGCCTTCGTGCACGACGCGGCGCACGAGTTGCGCACGCCGATGGCGGTGATCGCCGCGCAGGCCCATGCGCTGGCGGGCGCGGCCGATGCCGCCGAGCGCGAGCGCGCGCAGCTGCATCTGGAGCAGGCGATCGCGCGCGCCTCGCACCTCACGCAGCAGCTGCTGGACCTGGCGCTGCTCGACGATGCGCAGCCCTCGGCGCCGAAGCGCGTCGACGTGGCGCAGTTCGCGCGCGGGTTGCTCGCGCAGGCGGCGCCGCAGGCCATGGCGCGCGGCATCGAGCTGGCGCTCGAGGCGCCCGACAGCCTGCAGGCCGAGGTCGACGTGCCGGCGCTGCAGTCGGTGCTCGAGAACCTGCTGCACAACGCGATCCGCCATGTGCCCGATGGCGCGCAGGTGGCGATGACGCTGCGTGTGGAAGACGACTGCCTCGCGCTGCTGGTGGCCGACGACGGGCCCGGCATTCCCGCGGCAGAACGCGAGCGGGTGTTCGAGCGCTTCCACCGCGGCGAGGGCGCGCACGAGACGCCGGGCTCGGGCCTCGGCCTCGCGATCGTGAAACAGGCGGTGCATCGCATGGGCGGCGAGGTGGCCATCGTCGAGGGCCTGGCACCGGGGCGCGGCGTGGGTTTCAGCGTCCGGCTGCCGCTTTCCGGGCGCACGAACACTTACGGCTGA
- a CDS encoding response regulator transcription factor, producing MHILLIEDDLDLGRALQAALKVDGLTSEWLRRARDAPRLPDAAVFDCVLLDLSLPDGNGFELLARWRGEGGTVPVIVITARSAVEDRLAGLDGGADDFVIKPFATAELISRIRAVLRRSARQASEVWTLGPLSIAPRRHQATLAGSALELSPREFRLLLELAREPGAVVAKGVLAQRLEPLGEPLDFAAVEVHVSNLRRKIGATRVHTVRGVGYMLTP from the coding sequence GTGCACATCCTGCTGATCGAAGACGACCTCGACCTGGGCCGCGCGCTGCAGGCCGCGCTCAAGGTGGACGGCCTCACGAGCGAATGGCTGCGCCGCGCGCGCGACGCGCCGCGCCTGCCCGACGCGGCCGTGTTCGACTGCGTGCTGCTCGACCTCTCGCTGCCCGACGGCAACGGCTTCGAGCTGCTGGCACGCTGGCGCGGCGAGGGCGGCACGGTGCCGGTGATCGTGATCACCGCGCGCTCGGCGGTCGAGGACCGGCTGGCCGGCCTCGACGGCGGCGCCGACGACTTCGTCATCAAGCCCTTCGCCACCGCCGAGCTGATCTCGCGCATCCGCGCGGTGCTGCGGCGCTCGGCACGCCAGGCCAGCGAGGTCTGGACGCTGGGACCGCTGTCGATCGCGCCGCGGCGCCACCAGGCCACGCTGGCGGGCAGCGCGCTCGAGCTGTCGCCGCGCGAGTTCAGGCTGCTGCTCGAACTGGCGCGCGAGCCCGGCGCGGTGGTCGCCAAGGGCGTGCTCGCGCAGCGGCTCGAACCGCTGGGCGAGCCGCTGGACTTCGCGGCGGTGGAGGTACATGTGTCGAACCTGCGGCGCAAGATCGGCGCCACGCGCGTGCACACGGTGCGCGGCGTGGGCTACATGCTGACGCCATGA